The genomic region GCGGTcgggcgaggtggtggtgatggtgttgtctgTGCTCATGGTGACGGACGGGTTTGTCTTGTTGATAGATAGTGTGGGAAGATGTCAGGTATGGAAAAGATTGGCAGTTGAGAGAGGCAGCTAAGTGTGATGTGTCGGGTAAGAAGGAAAAATGTGGGCTGGGTGTGAGGAAGGGTGGCTTTATAGATTTGCTAAACTCTACAGAGAGCAAAAGACTTCAAAGCCACTATGGAAAGTCCAGCACATGAGAAAGTTCAACACAGAATCAAAGTCTAAGGAAGAGAGAAAACCTTCAGTGGTGGAATAGATAGCTTGGTTTGCCGCACTGTTGTCTTAAGCTTAGATGCTAGAATGTGTTAGAATTAGACTGATAAACCTACATGATTTTGCAAACACCTGTAACTTTATGGGCTTCGTTTCGTTTGCCATTTAGTATCCCAGTGTATAAATAAGCGGCGGACACTTCGGCAGGCCACCTAGTTCTTTACCTCTTCAATTAAACCAAGATAAATCATTATGAGGGCTTGGCACTAAAAACTAACGACTCTCTGAATGCCCAGAATATCGCTCTGGCCACACACTGAACCACCGTTTGGCCGATCGTATCGCTATGTGAAGAGTATCGCTATACTTCGTATGGCTGTGTATAGGTCTGACCGTAAagctccaacctcccctaATCTTCCATGAATGAAGATGATAAGCCCCCATTATGACTTActcacccttctcctcctcggccctgCCTCCCCCTTTGCAGCATCACTATAATTCGTACTCGTACCAATGCCCGAGTCCTTCCAAtcgctcccctccccatcctcctcatcatccccaagtTCACCAAAATCTGGCAATTTGGTCATTAAGAGGTccaatccctcctcgccttcctccttcttaatcttcccctccagcccCGACGAACTCTCATACCTCAACGGCGGTTCTCCCGTCCCAGTAGGAAATGTTCTTTCCGTATCCGAcatctcatcttcctccttaATCAGACTCTGTTCCAGCGTCGGTTCCTGCCTCGGTTCCCAGTCTTCAATCTGCTTTTGTTGATCGCTAGCACGAATACCCCCGAGAAGCAGAATCCCTaacaccaaacaccccatctccaccgcccaaAACAGCCCCGTGATTCCAAAAAACGACAGGATACGCCATTCATacatcacccacctcaaTCCCCTCAACCTGGCCACAATTTCGACCCGGCACTCATATACCCCCAATCCCTGCCCAGcctgcacctccaccaccatacTCCTTggcatcttctccccctgTCCCTGCCCCTTTCTCAACCAAGAgtcacccctcccactcccaaaagccaccccctccaccatcttcacctccaaCGTCGTCGCATCCGCCCGTTGCGTAAACAACACGTGATACGGCAAAAACAATATTCTCTTCGCCAACGAAACCAACGGATCAGTATAAGGAATAATTGCCGGCCTCGCACTTGTCAATAACACCGTCGAGGTCTTCATCAACGGCCCCAAACTGAGACTCGTCACCAAATCCGTCTGCCCAGTCGTCTTATCCATTAACACAACAGGATTATACAATCCCGCCCCCCCAGCAGGTGTGTGCTCCGTCAGGTCCGTATCCAGCAAGTGGATCAGCACCATGAAATTCCCCCTCTTTGTATTCTCCGGCGTCAGAGGCAGCGTCAACGAAACCGATATATCGTACGGTTGGTCAGGGAGGAGCTTCAGGCTTGTTAACGCGACCGGGTTTTGGCCGTATCTGCCATCAACAGTCAGCCGCAGACTTTTAAGAAAAACAGAGGCGGGAGAGCACACCCATAATGCAGATAAACCTCCTGCTCATGCACCTGTTTGGGCAGGTAAACATAGTAAGAGGCCACGTAgaccaccacagcaacaagatATAGTATGACCGCCGCGGTGAGTAGCAAAATCGACCATATCAAACTCCTCTGAACAGTCCTAGACGTCAACAGGtaaacaacccccttcttcgtctccctcaacaacgcGCGGAGCCCGGTCGTGATCTGGCTCCATTGGTGGGATAGGAGGGCAAATTCGTCGTCTTCGCCGGCGGCAACAGTGTTGCGTTGGGCCTGGCCACATCAAAAGGTTAGCGATCCAGATAGAGAACTTATGAAACTCAAGGGAGGGTGATGCGTACCATCTTGTCACAATTACCTGGATCCAATGGCCTCGCGTggatcaaaaaaaaaaaaacctagCGTATCTCCAGCTTGTGGTTTTTGTCGCTCTCTCTACCAAACGTGGTCCATTCTCCGGATGTAATATTAAGATGTGATGCTGAAATCGTCTGGAGGAATTCGCTGCCCTCTCTTTATTACCACATACCGTGTCCGTTCCGTGGTTCCTGCCCAACTGAGGTAACTTCACTCACACACGAAAAATGTCAGGCGCATTCTCATTGGCATGTGAAGTGCGAAATTGCAGCTGGCTGTTTGGGGGAAGAGCTAGGGACCAGGAGCtttcaccccccctcccccacccactTTTTGGCATCCCTGCAGCGCCTGATGTCATCCCAACTTAGCGCTTCACATGGGTCTTGGCATCCGATATCCGATATCCACTACTTGGGTCTTGCGAATAACTTCACGTCCTTGCGGTAACCTTTGGTGTGGCTGGATGAAGGCGTAACTGGAACATGGTCGTCTGAGTGTGTTTAAAGAACAGAAGCAGATGGCGTAAACGCCCATCTGTCAACAACTGATGACTCCGATGGTACGAACTACTACCGGCCTGGCAGCAGGAAAGATAAATATCTCTCCCGACGCACATGCAACTGGGTAGACCACGTTTATTTCCATCTCTGTCTTAAAACTAAACAACAACATAGCAATGGGGTAGTCGTAGTAGCAGTAACCGGAAAATGATCAAagcagaagaaaacaagctgaaaaataaaaaaagtaaaaaagaatCCATCGATCAAAATCAGAACAAGCTCGCTCGAGCAAAAATCCTCAATACAAACCCCATCGTTCCGTGTACACATTTCAGACATCCCAAATCGTCGCTATCCCCTCCTAAGTCCAACCCAAGCCCTTGGTATCCCCCATCATTATAAAACAAATCATGACAGatccaccaacccaacccaaccccaaccatACCGCCGTGAAGAAGTCGGAGGGATTCACCCCTTTCCCACATCttcttttccacctccatcctATAACCTCCTACTATCCTCCTctcgccatcttctccttTCCCCATCATATCCCCTTTGCCCTGTTGCAACTCCCCTAACTCAGAGGCTGCAAATAGTTACTGGGTACCAACCCAACCTGCCCATTCCCACCCTGCACCGTcgcctcccaccacccatcatcctGATGCCTCAACACAGCCAAAACATCCCCCTTTGCaaaccccagctcctccggaATCGCCGCTTGGTACATATACAGTGCTCGAGCTACAACCAACGTTAGCCAACATCCCCCAAATGAACTTGTCACCGTTAAACTCACCAAAATGCATAATAGCCCTCCCATCCCTAGTATACGTCCCCGGATCCCCCACCTgcctatccctccccccagcccccccagcagcaacactctTGCTCCTCGCCCTGCTCGCCCCTCCattcccaccactcccctcaTACAAACTCATATTGCTCGCCACCACATTCCCACTGCTCCCCGCCCTGACGTTCCCGGCCGTATTGCTCCTCCCATGCCTCCCCCTCTGACTCCCCCCATACAAActcccctcatccccaccaccacccgtcgGGATCGACCCCGCCACCGAAAGCGCCATCGAATGATTCTGGTGTCCCGACATACTACTCGCCGGCCGCTGACTATACGGCGCCGGGCTCGCactcctcccatcacccatcaCGCTCGGCGACCCCCTCCCGGGCTGCTCATACCGACCAGAATAACTCCCCCTTTGCTGCTGCGACGACACAGACCCCCGATGCTGCTGACTCTGATGCTGACTCCCCGTCGAACTCGAAAACATATTCGGACTCGCACTCCCATTCCCATACCCGACACTGGGACTAGCCCTCGACCCCGGCCTAGGACTAGCACTCCTCGTCGGCGCCGGACTCGCCGCCCTGACCGTATCATTCCCCCTCGTCCCGGGCCTCGACATACTCCTAGCGTaatccccccaccacccccaccagaCCCCGGCCGTCCCCCATCAAACAAGCTCCTCGTCTGCGTTTGAAACTTCTCCGAAGCCGCCTTCATCGCCTTGGACGTaaccgccggcggcggcaccccCAACCGCTGAACCTGAACCTGCTGATCATAacttggcggcggcgtccCCCTcatggcagcaacaacagcgcTGTTTCCGCTTGCACTCATCGCCCCCGACCTCCCTCCAGGAGCGGGCGTGGCAATACCATGATAGTGATCTGCCGacacccttcccccaccgCTACCATTCATCTTGTTACTCCCCGACGTCACCCCCTTCAGCTCCGCAAGCGCCATAGCAATTGGGTCGTCTTCTGGTGTAGCCGGCGAAGCTTGCTGTTTTTGACGAGCAGTGTCGTCAACCTGGAAGACGTTTCCTCCCACGTTGAGTGCGAGGCTAGCATTGGCAGCAATGGGATCGGGACTGACGCTTCGGTCGGGGGTGATGACCTGGTCGTTGCTCTTGTTAAAAGCCCCCGTGAGCTGGGGACgctggttgttgctggggtgCCAGGTGTTTCTGCTGTTGGGGGCGACTTCCTTGGTGCTCTTTCTGCGGAAGGGACTGTTGTTTCCAAAGAACCCGCTCTTCTTCTTAAGGACCTTTTTGTCGGGGGACTCACTGCCTTGTTggggctgttgctgttgttggagttgttgaggtggttgctgttgctgttgttggacagGGGGTTGGCGCTGTTGGGCtagtggctgctgctgctgctgctgctgtttgaCGGGCGCCATGGCTTGCTGGGGCGGTTCTTGACTAGAGAAGGACGTCTCGCTGTGGGAGCCTCTGCTAGAGGGTCGGGCTGATGTGGCAGATGGCGCCGTGCTGAGGTCTGAAGCTGTGGGCCGGCAGAGCATGGTCATGCCATCCATTGGGTAGGGATCGTGAGGAACAGGCGCGAACTCGTTGGGGTCGTAGTCCATGTTGCTGGCTTGAGGAGACTGATAGCCTCTAGGCGCTGCCCTCCGTTGATCTTGTTTCAAGTCTTGCTGGGGAATAACCGGGACCGCAGCAGCAATCGCCTTCTGAGGTAACGCCGCCGCTTGGCCTCGTGCCGGCTCAGGATCACCATGAAGCTTCCGTGCCAATGCCGAGTTCGGATCGTGATGAGACTCAAAAGTCGAGGGTTGTGGCGACGAAGAGCGGAAAGCCGGGTTTATACTCCTCGAAAACTGCGCGACCGAATAATTATCATCGTCCGACACCTCCGACTGGGAATCCATATCCCCCCGGCAAAAGTTGATGTACTTTGGCGCATCCGGAATCTCCTGACCAGTCCCCTTCTCGGTGATGAATGTTATTATgtccttctccacctccataTGTTCCAGGGACAGCCTGATCTTTTCGCAGGAAGAGTCGTCACTAACGCAGACAGTCGACGCAATATTCGCAAACTGCCAGAGGCTGCTCTTGGTGAAATCCAAGCGCTCCTCCTCTAAATCCTGGAACTTGTcagccgccgccttccacTCCCTGTTCCACCTCGCCGTTGTCTCCTCCAGCGCCCTGACCGCAGCCTCGTACTCGGCGTTGGAGGCAGCCAAGCTGATCTGTGTCTTCTCTAACTTCGCCTtattctttctctcctcttgGCCCATGACCATGTGCCCTTGCGCGAGGTAGCCCTTGATCTTGAGACACTCCTGTTCGTACTTGTCTCTCGTCTTGTTGACCATCTGCGTCTGCTGCACCTTGGTCTTGAGCAGCTTCTCCACCGTGTTCTGCACAATCTTTCGTCGCTCCTTCATCCCACCAGCAAACGCAGCCAGGGGTTCCTCGAGTTCGCTCTTCATTTGCTGCGCGATATGCTGATGCTGTTTGCCCATCGACTCGACTTCAGCCCGGACAATATCCAGCGACTGTCTCAAAGTTCCCGTCTCCTGCGAACCCAGGTTCTTGCGGCATAGCGAGAGTAGTTTTCGGGCGTAATCGTCTTCGATAGATGCGCGagctgttttttttttcctgacTGTCAGTCGATTCTCACCTGGCCTGAAAAGGAGAGAAACTCACCGCTGTAGAAGTTCTTGAGTTCATCGCATGTGAGCTTGGCGTTTGCCATGCGCTCGAGCAGGGGTCCGACACCGGCATCGTCTTTACCCCAGAAGTTGTTGGCGACTATTATTATCGGAAAAAGTCAGTCGTTGAATCCCCCTTCGGAAGCTGTCCAGCTCCATCAAACTTACAAGAAAGGGCGACGGCCGGCCCATCGTTGTAATCGGCCGTCATGGCGCCTGACGGAGAAGCGAAACTGAGATTGACCTAGTTTTTTCTCCTTTCTGCTTCAAGTGAAAATCCCCGGAAAACACTAGGAAATTTTGCTTTGCCGCCGCAGCGTCGCGGGCAATGTGCTCTTCAATCTGATATAGTGTTGTAAAAATCGATATGGAAAACCCGCGCGGAAAGTCGGCCAGCGAGACAAGACACACAAAAGGAAGATTGCCGCTGCGGTAAAAGGGCTGGTAAAGACAGTTTCAATATGCCGGGTGAGTtaagaagggggggtgggatctGGAATGTATAATAGGTGTtgaagaaagggaaagaGAGCAACAGTTCTTGGTTTCCTGCTGCACAAGTGTTGACTTCCTTTGCCGCTGACGCCGGGTTGGATGGATTGGTCGCGAGGGGCAACCACACTGCACAAGCGCCGAGCCGCTCTGACTTGCATGATCagccctcccccaccattGAAGAAATGATGGTTAGCGGGGGACTTTTACTCACTTTCTTGGttttgtggtgttttggcgATGGTAAACCAATCTCAAGGCCTTTTGTCAAGATTGAGGATGGTTTCTCGAGAGGGAATTGTCGTGGGTCAGACAGAAAAGTGGGAAGACCCTCACAAGCTGATGATGTGTTAAGGAGGGGCTGGGAAAGCCTTGCTCGATTGCTCCCTATTCGTTGGTTGTCCTGCGCTAACAACGTGGTGCTCAGATCCGCCTTCTCTTTGGAAAGGGGCACATTATCCAAGGTCAGAATTGTGCTTCTTTAGGTATTGACGGGTCCTAAACGTCTATCGCTCGGGTTCCAGCTCAATCAACATCACTGGTAGTTGAGTCGCAGCAACCAAGTCGCTCGGCTTATGGGTGCTTGGGCGGATGGCAAAAGATCCCTCGCCTGCAAGCTCAAGATCTCTCGCCCCCAAGCCCACTATGTCGTCTCTTGCCGCAGTCGCCCAGGCCTTTAACAATCGGGTCAACGCACCCCCCAACAGCATCATCTTGGGCTTGCGGGCGAGGAATTTCGGGCTTGCGGGCGATTGTTAATCGTGATAGCTGCAGAATAcgaaaagagggaggagaacgACTGCATTTCTTTGTTTGCTTTTGGCTTTTCACAGTGCGCTCCTTCCTTTAAATACGACCTTGTTCGTTCCTTCCCCAAAGTGACCCTTCGTTCGTTCTTTCCCCCAAATCATCCTGGTCAAGGCCGTAAAAACACCGTACTCTCCCATTCAGCCTTGTTTACTACTTATATGAAGAAAGCTTAAGACTTAGTACAGTATGGCTTTGAAGGGCTCGGGATGACTTGTCCAGTTTAGTTTAAGAGATGTTTGGATTATAGAGAGAGGCGCTTTGGACATTGATTTGGGATGTGTATGGTTGATCAGATCATGAAATCTTCAGGATATGAGGTGGGGGCTCTGCCAAAACTCAATACAATTACACAGTATGGTCAAACCTCAAGTTGGGATTCTCTTTCCTGATCTCAAAATTCATGACTGATCCCCTCGTCTCAACTTTAAAAGATCCACCAACTTCACcgaccccttcccaccccagCCATTTGGGCCACTATCCACCTCTGGACGAATGGCGCAGTACCAAGCCCACGTCCTCCTATCGAGTTCTGCCACATCAAGATGATCCGCCCAGCTATCAAAAAGCAATCTCAACGCCCCaagcaacaaccccaaattctcctccctctccgcctccagtACTTTGGCCGTTTTATGCAccgcttttttctttgaaGGGCTCATCGCTGTTTCGTcggctggcggtggtgatggcttccCAAAACTCCTCAGCAGATACGATCTGGCCGCCTCGGGCCGGTGAATATGCATCCCCACCACATGGGTTAGCGGCTGCAGCTGCTTGCCTGACCCGTAACCTCCAACTGTGGTCCCAGGCTGGGCTTTTCTCATGGCCTCAAGATCCAGGCCCCAAAGAGCCTCGCCTCCGAGTGAAATACTTCCTCCCGTCTTTCGCATTCGTTCACCGAGCGCAGACGTAACCGCAgttctcatcaacctccacctgTCCGGCCCTAACATCGTCCCTCCGAACCAACGGGTGAGAACGACGAGTGTATCGACCGCCCCAGCCTCCCGCATAACCTTCAGCATGAGATCCCCACACCCAgtctccccatcatcaaacgACTCCTCCCTCATGGTCCTCTGAGTGAGCCAATTCGCATTCTCTGGCGGCTTCAGCCGGAAAGCCCAGGCATTATGCGTTGCACTCCTCAACTCAGGGTGATTATGCATCAAGCTCTCCATCAAGTACTTCCTCTGCGACGGTGACGTTAAATGAATGGCCCTCGCCACAAACTTGGAGTCCTTCATAATAATCGGCGGGCTCGTAGACCAAGTAGCCGTAGGTGTAGGCGCCGGGTCCAGCGTCGAGGCTGTCGTTGCACTCGTTGCCTGTGACCCTCCCGCTCCATCCTTTTTTTCGTCGCCGGACCTTTCCTCACCTTTCCACTCATACCCACTCCTTTTGAGAACCGCAACCTCCCTACCCATTaccttcaccctcggctGACCTTCCCCATACCCCTCTTGATCCGCACTGGGGCCTTTGTCCAGTCCCAAACTCACAGCCTTGGACCGAGAGTTGGcgctcaccaccgcctgACCGAGGCTGAGTCTACTCGATAACGGCTGCTCAGGCATGGTATATCTAAGCATCTCCACCGCAAAGGCAAGTACGAGTGGCGCCCGGTTAGTTTCGATGACCGTCTCCTTTATAGTATCCTCGTCTGTGCATATTGGCAGCTCCAGGGAAGCCTCCAATTCCTGGGGGTTCATTTCAACAGGGCCAGTCATGAAAACGTCGCTTTTGGCGCGTTTGGATACCGGTGATGTGGATGATATTGATGATCCACGCTTGAGAACACCGCCGccagagggtggtgatgaagactGTGTGGCATTTCTCTTGATGACGGCTTTGCAGGCGTTTTGGAGAGCGCGTGCGACCTTGTCGTCTTTGAGAGCTTCCTGAACGGTGGGGAGGGACGCCTCGGATATTTGTTTGATGCTGTTTTGACTTGTTAGTTGATATTGAATCGGTATAGATGTCGATAAAGTCGTATATTCCCAGTGGAATATGAGGTCGAGGCTCAAAATCAAGCCGATAGCTCACCTCCTGAGATCAACTGCCTGGAGGGCTTTGATTGATGTCATAGCTTGGAGCATGGGTATTTTTCTTGTGACGGTCATGAGCCGTATGAGGTCTTGGAGATCCTGTTGGGTAGCCATCTTTGCAATGTGACTGACTGCTTGGAAAACGATGAGGCCGGTAGACGTCTTCGTGAGAAATGTCGTAAAGACGAAGTGATGGTTGCGTGTGAGTGCCAGGAGAAGGGGCGAATCAGGATACCCCTGGCTAGCTTTGTGTGGGGACTCTAGGCACCTGTGGAGCCGTGTGCgggaaggtgggggggtggcATCGTTGACAAAGACTGCAACAAGATAgcaaggccttgaaagacAACAACAGGCCTTCAAACATAATTAAAAGGCCTTTAGGGATAGTTGATAGGGCCTGAACACGTATCAAAAGGCGTtgaaaatatattaaaaaggcCTTCTAACCATATTAATAGGCCTTCGAAGATATTAACAGGCATTTCAATAGAGTTgagaggccttgaaagacAGTCAGGAGGCATGCTAACCATCTTCTAAGGTCTGTTGATTATCTTTCAAGGCATTAATGATTGTGTCCATGACCTGACAAGGTGGGCCTTCACCGCGGTGAGCGTTGATTATGTAATTTCCACATTTGACACTCAACAAGAGTCTGATTGGCTGGAAAGCTCTGGCTCACTCAAGCTTCACAAGTGACCATCAAGGGTGAGTGAGAGCtcacaccacacccacccagGCCACCACCGGATCCCGTACCCGGACTTATATGAGACCTGGGCAACACTCATCACCCCTCTCtcacaccacaaccatggCCTCTCGACTAAGGCTGTCCTCAAGGACACCCTTCTCATTACACCCTCACCTCTATTCACCTTCCAACCTGCCCAGCTACTCCCGCCAATTAAGCCTCTCTTCAGCCCTCCAATACGCCAAACGAAAACCAtacccatcctcaccaccctcgccaccccAAAGCCCCATCCGCTCCAAAAagtccccccttcccccaccgAACAACTTCgtccccccaaaaccaaaactcTCCCTCTACCGCGACGACACCCCCACCtcaaaaccccccctcaccctagAAGAAAACATCCAACGCCACCGCAAAATACCCCTCTACGGCGCCCTCGCAgtcgccttcctcgcctccttgTACATCTCGGCAGTAGTAACAAACACCTTCAAAAAACCCCCCGTCTCcgacctcacccccctcggcccatccctcccccaaccccacccctcctGCTGCCCCCCAACTGGCCTACCCCCCTCATTAACCCCCGTCTCCGCCCTCGAATTCGACACCTCACTCAACACCTCCGAAAGTCTCTCCCGTATCACCGCCAACAGAACCTACCTCGCCAGCCGCGCCAAAGGCCACGTCTTGGAAGTAGCTTGTGGCACGGGGAGAAATCTGCCGTATTACAGCTGGGAGTATGTAGTTCACCCGTTCGAGGAATACTCCCCCGAGGAGCAGCTCGCCAAGGCGAAGAGTAGGATGGCGAAGATATTGGATATTAAAAGGGGGAGTTCGTGGGGGTATGGGACAAAGTCCAAGGTTACGGCTggtgagaggagggtgggggggatggagggtgaggttttgTCATATACGGCGGTGGATGTCTCGCCTGAGATGTTGTCTGTTGCACGCAATCGACTAAGGGAGTCGGTGCCGGGGTTGAGGCAGGTGATGGCTAAGAAGAGGGTTGAGCCCTACCCAAAACTGACGAACCCTGAGGAGGTCGTGCCGGTGGTTGCTGCGCTGGATGGGAGGGTTCAGTTACTGCTTGGGGATGCAGAGGCGGGACTgccaagggggagggagaggtatgATACGGTTATTCAGAGTTTCGGGCTTTGTTCGGTGAAGGATCCACAGGGGTTgctggtgaagatggcggggagggtggtgcccgggacggggaggattttgttgctggagcatgggaggggttggtttgggtggATTAATGGACTGCTAGACAAGTACGCGCCGGGGCATTTTCAGAAgtttgggtgttggtggaATAGGGAtattgaggggttggtgaagggggcgagtgaggagctgggggggaggttggaggtggtgaggatggataGGCCTTGGTATCATGCGGGTacgacggtggtgttggagttgagggtaaaggaggagggggaggggaagtgaTGTGTAGGATTGGGAGTGATCAGCAAATGTGTACGATCTGAATAATAAAAGGCAGATATGTGTGATGGAGTACTCTCGTGTATTTGTATCACTGGCAAATAGACAAACGATCCAAAGTTTTCTGAGCTAGACAAAATCAAAAAACCGGATAAAATCCCCTATATATCACCATCTCATTCCAACCAAAGTTAtccaccaaaaccacccgcAAACCCGTACCATCCACCAAACAGCAGCCCAAGATCCCCCATCTCAGCGACGCTTTTCCACCATCCGAGCTACCAAGCAACTGTCGTCGTGAAAGGGGATCAGGCATCTCTGACCCCCACATGACACACTCTCTAGGTCCACGCCTCCGCCTCACCTTGGTTGCTGCGCCGCACCACCCTTTCAAGTTTGGCCTCCATGCCATGGACGAAGCACACATCATCAAGAATCCTCCCAGGATGTGCATGGTTATTCCTGTTACTACGTCCCGGACAGTGAATCTGCCATAGTTGTAAAAGCCCTCAACTCGTAGTCTAGGGCAGTGCTGGTTGGAGAGCGAACGTGCTAGTTATCTTTCGTTGCATCACGGTAGGATCCTCGGAGAATAGAGTCCAATTGAGGTGGGTGAGTTGGTCCCGTTGTAGCTAGTTGCGTCCATCTGGATCCGGAGGCCACAGAACACTCACAAACAGCTCCTGTTCGATCAGCGTTCGCAGGCGCGCGGGAGTTTTGTCCCCGCTGGCGCTGTCAAGTATGGATTTCTCAGACGGGACATAGTTTTCGAGTCATCAAACAAGCCGTTTGTAATCTGCAaaggtggtgggttggttaTGCTTTAGTTGTTAATGATCCAAACAATTCTGGTCAACATGCTTGTGGGCAATATCATTGACGTGCCCAGTCATCAACTCCGACTCTAAAGATGCCCGTCTAATTTCAAAATGCAACCAAACTTGTTTGTTCAAGTCTTGCTTGGGTGCTCCATACCCTGTTATAGAGTTGGAAAAGAAAGCAGAGTACAGTTGATGGGCCTCATGTTAAAGAGACCTATAACAAAATGGACAGCAAGAATAAGGCCCGTCGGAGATTGGAAGGGGACTCTCCAACGATAGGTAGCAGTAC from Podospora bellae-mahoneyi strain CBS 112042 chromosome 4, whole genome shotgun sequence harbors:
- a CDS encoding hypothetical protein (EggNog:ENOG503P0W9; COG:S), with protein sequence MATQQDLQDLIRLMTVTRKIPMLQAMTSIKALQAVDLRSIKQISEASLPTVQEALKDDKVARALQNACKAVIKRNATQSSSPPSGGGVLKRGSSISSTSPVSKRAKSDVFMTGPVEMNPQELEASLELPICTDEDTIKETVIETNRAPLVLAFAVEMLRYTMPEQPLSSRLSLGQAVVSANSRSKAVSLGLDKGPSADQEGYGEGQPRVKVMGREVAVLKRSGYEWKGEERSGDEKKDGAGGSQATSATTASTLDPAPTPTATWSTSPPIIMKDSKFVARAIHLTSPSQRKYLMESLMHNHPELRSATHNAWAFRLKPPENANWLTQRTMREESFDDGETGCGDLMLKVMREAGAVDTLVVLTRWFGGTMLGPDRWRLMRTAVTSALGERMRKTGGSISLGGEALWGLDLEAMRKAQPGTTVGGYGSGKQLQPLTHVVGMHIHRPEAARSYLLRSFGKPSPPPADETAMSPSKKKAVHKTAKVLEAEREENLGLLLGALRLLFDSWADHLDVAELDRRTWAWYCAIRPEVDSGPNGWGGKGSVKLVDLLKLRRGDQS
- a CDS encoding hypothetical protein (EggNog:ENOG503P2D4; COG:Q), which produces MASRLRLSSRTPFSLHPHLYSPSNLPSYSRQLSLSSALQYAKRKPYPSSPPSPPQSPIRSKKSPLPPPNNFVPPKPKLSLYRDDTPTSKPPLTLEENIQRHRKIPLYGALAVAFLASLYISAVVTNTFKKPPVSDLTPLGPSLPQPHPSCCPPTGLPPSLTPVSALEFDTSLNTSESLSRITANRTYLASRAKGHVLEVACGTGRNLPYYSWEYVVHPFEEYSPEEQLAKAKSRMAKILDIKRGSSWGYGTKSKVTAGERRVGGMEGEVLSYTAVDVSPEMLSVARNRLRESVPGLRQVMAKKRVEPYPKLTNPEEVVPVVAALDGRVQLLLGDAEAGLPRGRERYDTVIQSFGLCSVKDPQGLLVKMAGRVVPGTGRILLLEHGRGWFGWINGLLDKYAPGHFQKFGCWWNRDIEGLVKGASEELGGRLEVVRMDRPWYHAGTTVVLELRVKEEGEGK
- a CDS encoding hypothetical protein (EggNog:ENOG503P2SB; COG:S), whose amino-acid sequence is MAQRNTVAAGEDDEFALLSHQWSQITTGLRALLRETKKGVVYLLTSRTVQRSLIWSILLLTAAVILYLVAVVVYVASYYVYLPKQVHEQEVYLHYGYGQNPVALTSLKLLPDQPYDISVSLTLPLTPENTKRGNFMVLIHLLDTDLTEHTPAGGAGLYNPVVLMDKTTGQTDLVTSLSLGPLMKTSTVLLTSARPAIIPYTDPLVSLAKRILFLPYHVLFTQRADATTLEVKMVEGVAFGSGRGDSWLRKGQGQGEKMPRSMVVEVQAGQGLGVYECRVEIVARLRGLRWVMYEWRILSFFGITGLFWAVEMGCLVLGILLLGGIRASDQQKQIEDWEPRQEPTLEQSLIKEEDEMSDTERTFPTGTGEPPLRYESSSGLEGKIKKEEGEEGLDLLMTKLPDFGELGDDEEDGEGSDWKDSGIGTSTNYSDAAKGEAGPRRRRVSKS
- the HOF1 gene encoding formin-binding protein (COG:D; EggNog:ENOG503NVT9): MSRPGTRGNDTVRAASPAPTRSASPRPGSRASPSVGYGNGSASPNMFSSSTGSQHQSQQHRGSVSSQQQRGSYSGRYEQPGRGSPSVMGDGRSASPAPYSQRPASSMSGHQNHSMALSVAGSIPTGGGGDEGSLYGGSQRGRHGRSNTAGNVRAGSSGNVVASNMSLYEGSGGNGGASRARSKSVAAGGAGGRDRQVGDPGTYTRDGRAIMHFARALYMYQAAIPEELGFAKGDVLAVLRHQDDGWWEATVQGGNGQVGLVPSNYLQPLS